The following proteins are co-located in the Gemmatimonadaceae bacterium genome:
- a CDS encoding DUF512 domain-containing protein, translating to MVRVSRVEAGSIAEEIGVVAGTEFRSVNGRALLDFLDWEFLTADDELVIEARQPDGDEIVFEIARPDGESLGVALEPPNVRRCANRCEFCFIEGLPPGLRRNLYIRDDDYRLSFTYGNFATLSNVKDRDIARILEYRLSPLYVSVHATNWEARKVLLNNPRVPNIVEQLTRLARGGIQFHCQMVVVPGLNDGAVLEESLSDLWNLGEAVLSAAVVPVGLTQFSHLYSGQGMDALSATTLLEQVGNWSRRGERERGDTWVFGSDELYLLAGQELPDASHYGEFAQIENGIGSITSLRDRVRLGLIGLPRLDGVRIGIVTGMAMTSIMPGIVEHLTLATGAAFEIIETENSLFGPTITTAGLLVGADIERALASRGDLDIALIPAESINEDRIFLDDIVFDELRNRLPMPVFPSYDFIDILSTQHLAVAA from the coding sequence ATGGTACGAGTGTCGCGGGTTGAAGCAGGCAGTATCGCTGAAGAGATCGGAGTGGTTGCCGGCACGGAGTTCAGGTCGGTGAACGGACGCGCGTTGCTCGACTTTCTCGATTGGGAATTTCTTACAGCCGATGATGAGTTGGTCATCGAGGCCAGGCAACCGGACGGCGATGAGATCGTCTTCGAGATCGCGCGTCCGGACGGTGAATCGCTGGGCGTTGCACTCGAGCCGCCGAATGTGCGTCGGTGCGCAAATCGATGCGAGTTCTGCTTCATTGAAGGCCTGCCCCCGGGCTTGCGGCGGAATCTCTACATCCGCGACGACGATTATCGGCTCTCCTTCACGTATGGGAACTTTGCCACGCTGTCCAATGTCAAAGATCGGGACATCGCCCGAATTCTGGAGTATCGTCTCTCGCCGCTATATGTGTCTGTTCATGCGACCAACTGGGAAGCTCGCAAGGTTCTACTGAACAATCCGCGGGTGCCGAACATCGTCGAGCAGCTGACCCGCCTCGCTCGCGGCGGCATCCAGTTTCACTGTCAGATGGTTGTGGTTCCCGGTTTGAACGATGGTGCGGTTCTCGAAGAATCCCTTTCCGATTTGTGGAACCTCGGCGAGGCGGTCCTGTCCGCGGCCGTGGTGCCGGTGGGATTGACGCAGTTTTCGCATCTCTACAGCGGGCAGGGAATGGACGCCCTCAGCGCCACAACACTTCTGGAACAGGTCGGAAACTGGAGCAGGCGCGGGGAGCGGGAACGTGGAGACACCTGGGTGTTCGGATCGGACGAGCTATATCTGCTCGCTGGTCAGGAGCTTCCAGATGCAAGCCACTATGGCGAGTTCGCGCAGATTGAAAACGGAATTGGGTCGATAACGTCGCTGAGAGACCGGGTGAGGCTGGGGCTTATTGGGCTTCCGCGGCTCGATGGCGTACGGATAGGCATCGTCACCGGAATGGCGATGACGTCCATCATGCCCGGCATCGTCGAGCACCTGACTCTGGCGACGGGCGCCGCCTTCGAGATTATCGAGACCGAAAACTCGCTTTTTGGCCCGACGATCACGACCGCCGGCCTTCTCGTCGGCGCCGATATCGAGCGCGCACTTGCGTCTCGCGGTGATCTGGACATTGCGCTCATCCCCGCAGAGTCCATCAACGAGGACCGAATATTTCTCGACGACATCGTCTTCGATGAGCTCCGCAACCGGCTGCCGATGCCGGTTTTCCCTTCATACGATTTCATCGACATTTTGAGTACACAGCATCTGGCGGTCGCAGCGTGA
- the uvrC gene encoding excinuclease ABC subunit UvrC, with protein sequence MRSIPDSVARKLPHLPDGPGVYLWKSGDGTTLYVGKAKKLRSRVRSYFGSDHVGSPKTRHLVNQIADVETIVVPTEAHALILEANLIKEYRPRFNIALRDDKSYPYIKVTIQESFPRVYVTRQLQNDGARYFGPYTDVGSMRRALNVVKRIFTVRSCNYDMPREMPERPCLDYSIKRCKAPCILAQSQPEYRSMIDEVLLFLDGKPGEVVRRVRERMELAAESLDFERAGELRDALAHIERMEEPTVVLEVEGGDRDVIGYARDAGDACVTLLRVRSGKLLSREHRFLENLDGEEDTTALSAYLALTYVPLRERARDLLVPFDFDDREVLEQTLGETRVHVPQRGPRRELVDLAQQNARHLLEEQRLASHHEAGTRAADPVYELSRELSLQKLPRAMVCFDISTAQGTDTVGSLVWFENGRAKRAEYRKFKVKTVEGTDDFASMREVVSRYFQRRITDEKTLPDLIVIDGGKGQLSAAHEALVPLGLGDMPLISLAKREEEVFVWGRQDSIRMSRRSTALRLLQQLRDEAHRFAITYNRKRRTMRTVTSALLEVPGIGPVKRRRLLQEFGSVQGVRDAGPETIAKVLGFTEERARKLLETLAATAPVQ encoded by the coding sequence ATGAGGTCGATCCCGGATAGCGTCGCGAGGAAACTGCCACACCTGCCTGACGGCCCCGGCGTGTACCTCTGGAAGTCGGGAGACGGAACCACGTTGTACGTGGGCAAGGCCAAGAAACTTCGCTCGCGCGTTCGAAGCTATTTCGGCTCTGATCACGTGGGCAGCCCAAAAACGCGACACCTCGTCAATCAGATTGCTGACGTGGAGACGATCGTCGTCCCGACTGAAGCCCACGCGTTGATCCTCGAAGCAAATCTGATCAAGGAATACCGGCCGCGATTCAACATCGCACTTCGTGACGACAAGTCGTATCCGTACATAAAAGTCACGATTCAGGAAAGCTTCCCGAGGGTGTACGTCACGCGCCAGTTACAGAACGACGGGGCCAGATACTTTGGGCCGTACACTGATGTGGGTTCGATGCGGCGGGCGCTCAACGTCGTCAAGCGCATTTTTACCGTCCGTTCCTGCAACTATGACATGCCGCGCGAAATGCCCGAGCGGCCGTGTCTCGACTACTCCATAAAAAGGTGCAAGGCGCCGTGCATCCTTGCGCAAAGCCAGCCTGAATACCGCTCGATGATCGATGAAGTGCTTCTTTTCCTCGACGGCAAGCCCGGGGAGGTCGTACGGCGGGTTCGCGAACGGATGGAGCTCGCAGCGGAGTCACTTGATTTCGAAAGAGCCGGCGAGCTTCGCGACGCACTTGCGCATATTGAAAGGATGGAGGAGCCGACCGTGGTGCTCGAGGTCGAAGGCGGCGACCGTGATGTCATCGGGTACGCCAGGGACGCCGGCGACGCTTGTGTCACTCTGCTGAGGGTCCGTTCCGGGAAGCTGCTATCCCGGGAGCATCGCTTTCTGGAAAATCTCGACGGGGAAGAGGATACCACCGCGCTCTCCGCGTATCTGGCGCTCACCTATGTGCCCCTCCGTGAGCGTGCCCGCGATCTCCTCGTACCATTCGATTTTGACGACCGCGAGGTGCTCGAACAGACGCTCGGTGAAACGCGGGTGCATGTTCCTCAGCGAGGCCCGCGCCGGGAGCTGGTGGACCTGGCCCAACAGAATGCCAGACACCTCCTGGAAGAGCAGCGCCTCGCAAGCCACCACGAAGCGGGAACCAGAGCTGCCGATCCGGTCTACGAGTTGAGCCGGGAGCTATCGTTGCAGAAGCTCCCTCGCGCAATGGTATGCTTTGACATTTCGACAGCGCAGGGTACAGACACCGTCGGCTCTCTGGTCTGGTTTGAAAACGGAAGGGCAAAGCGCGCCGAGTATCGAAAGTTCAAAGTGAAAACTGTGGAGGGAACGGATGACTTCGCGTCGATGCGGGAAGTCGTCTCGCGTTACTTCCAGCGGCGAATCACGGACGAGAAAACCTTGCCCGATCTGATTGTTATTGACGGTGGCAAGGGCCAGTTGTCAGCGGCGCACGAAGCCCTCGTTCCGCTTGGTCTCGGAGACATGCCGCTCATCAGTCTCGCGAAGCGTGAGGAAGAAGTATTTGTGTGGGGACGGCAGGATTCAATTCGAATGTCTCGCAGATCGACAGCGTTGAGGCTGCTGCAGCAGCTCAGAGACGAAGCGCATCGATTTGCGATCACATATAACCGAAAGCGGCGAACTATGCGGACAGTGACTTCGGCGTTGCTCGAAGTGCCGGGCATCGGGCCCGTGAAACGCCGCCGCCTCCTTCAGGAATTCGGCAGCGTCCAGGGCGTTCGGGATGCGGGGCCGGAGACGATCGCCAAGGTGCTGGGGTTTACCGAGGAACGGGCCCGCAAGCTGCTGGAAACCCTTGCGGCCACGGCTCCTGTGCAATGA
- the murJ gene encoding murein biosynthesis integral membrane protein MurJ produces MSADRSRSAAFLVGAGIFLSRIAGLVRQKVFAYYFGTSIAADAFNAAFRIPNFLQNMFGEGVLSASFIPEYAGLIAREKEEEAGRLAGTVIAALALVSAVLVLTGVLLAPALVGTIAPGFSGEKRELTVQLTRIFFPGAGLLVFSAWCLGILNSHRRFFVSYTAPVMWNLVMIGTLLWYGAGTALPRLAQILAWASVVGSALQFGVQIPFVLRLVRRLRPSLNFRSESFQNVSRTFLPTFVGRGVVQISAFIDSFIASWLPTGAVATLAYAQVLYTLPVSLFGMAVSAAELPMMASATGTMEEISTYLRGRLDGGLERIAFFIIPSVIAFLALGDVVSAALYESGRFTRSDSVWIWQILAGSTIGLLASTWGRLYSSTFYALRDTRTPLRYAVVRVTLNCVLGYIAALYLPGWLGLNPRWGVAFLTAASGISGWAEFYLLRREMTRRIGKTSIPAAFTIKLWLAALASAAIGWGFKLGLDGRHTVWIALVILTSYGLSYLLITTLIGVPEAVSLTGRIRRKL; encoded by the coding sequence ATGAGCGCCGACCGATCCCGCAGCGCTGCGTTTCTCGTCGGCGCAGGCATTTTTCTGAGCCGTATTGCCGGCCTCGTCCGTCAAAAAGTCTTTGCCTACTACTTCGGTACGTCGATCGCCGCCGATGCATTCAATGCGGCCTTCAGGATACCGAATTTTCTCCAGAATATGTTTGGCGAAGGTGTGCTGTCGGCGTCCTTCATTCCGGAGTATGCAGGGCTGATAGCACGCGAGAAGGAAGAAGAGGCGGGCAGGCTGGCCGGAACTGTGATCGCAGCTCTGGCGCTCGTTTCGGCTGTCCTTGTTCTGACAGGAGTGCTGCTAGCGCCGGCCCTCGTCGGTACAATCGCCCCCGGCTTCAGCGGCGAAAAGCGCGAGCTCACTGTTCAATTGACGAGGATTTTTTTCCCCGGGGCGGGGTTGCTCGTGTTTTCTGCGTGGTGTCTGGGAATTCTCAACAGCCATCGCAGGTTTTTCGTGAGCTATACAGCTCCGGTAATGTGGAATCTGGTGATGATCGGGACGCTGCTCTGGTACGGCGCCGGAACCGCGCTGCCGCGTCTCGCCCAGATCCTTGCCTGGGCGTCGGTGGTGGGAAGCGCTTTGCAGTTCGGCGTTCAGATTCCGTTCGTTCTCAGACTGGTAAGACGACTTCGGCCCAGCCTGAACTTTCGAAGTGAGAGCTTCCAAAACGTGTCTCGCACATTTCTGCCGACCTTCGTGGGACGTGGCGTCGTGCAGATATCCGCGTTCATCGATTCCTTCATTGCGAGCTGGCTGCCGACGGGCGCGGTCGCTACCCTCGCTTATGCACAGGTGCTTTACACCCTTCCGGTCAGCCTCTTCGGCATGGCAGTGTCAGCGGCAGAGCTTCCAATGATGGCGAGCGCCACCGGGACCATGGAGGAAATTTCGACGTATCTTCGCGGCAGACTCGATGGTGGCCTCGAGCGAATTGCGTTTTTCATAATCCCGTCCGTGATAGCTTTTCTCGCCCTCGGCGACGTCGTCTCGGCAGCGCTTTACGAGTCGGGGCGGTTCACGCGCAGCGACAGCGTCTGGATATGGCAGATTCTTGCCGGATCGACAATCGGCCTGCTTGCTTCAACCTGGGGCCGCCTTTACTCATCGACCTTTTATGCTTTGCGGGATACACGCACGCCGCTTCGGTACGCGGTTGTTCGGGTGACTCTCAATTGCGTGCTTGGATACATCGCTGCCCTTTACCTTCCAGGATGGCTTGGACTGAATCCGCGCTGGGGGGTCGCCTTCCTCACGGCGGCGTCCGGCATATCCGGCTGGGCCGAATTCTATCTTCTCCGCCGGGAGATGACCAGGCGGATTGGAAAAACGTCCATACCGGCCGCATTCACGATAAAACTCTGGCTGGCAGCCCTCGCGTCCGCCGCCATCGGATGGGGCTTCAAGCTCGGCCTGGACGGCCGCCACACGGTATGGATAGCACTCGTGATTCTTACATCCTATGGCCTTTCCTATCTGTTGATCACTACCCTCATAGGTGTACCTGAGGCAGTGTCACTTACCGGGCGAATCCGCCGCAAGCTGTAG
- the bshC gene encoding bacillithiol biosynthesis cysteine-adding enzyme BshC, whose translation MSVRVVSTPLRGTLLTEPAISGVGVSEWYVRRPSGAREWTRRGEEMRASLVGRDWLSAIAPAMSATGVAAQRLERAAESGFAVTTGQQPGLFGGPLYTWWKALSALALADHLESLTGRAIVPIFWAGTDDSDFLEAASTAVALHDHAFRIGIDTLPETGSTLSEMPLGDVSEQLAQLASASGSAPHAGILDIVRRAYSPAQTLGGAYLSLLRSILSPLGIAVVDASHPATKAAALPVVRDALRLATAVESALESRTAELTSAGHSVQVRQVKGRSLVFREKDGNRNRVTTRAADAAATATDLRNLGPNVLLRPIVERSIIPTVAYVGGPAEIAYFAQISAVAEALDTPVPLVVPRWAGMVVEPRIDRILEKHGLSIDDLRDPHAATTKMARASLPPELRSSLDNIRESIQSAADAIVAAEGSGLVPSRVVQGLRHNVARQIDRLERRYAAAVKRRGNADLTDVASARAALFPLDAVQERSLNIVPLLARHGETLIHEVMREIEPHAIALA comes from the coding sequence GTGAGTGTCCGGGTCGTCTCCACTCCCTTGCGCGGAACGTTGCTTACAGAGCCGGCCATCAGCGGCGTTGGTGTGAGCGAATGGTACGTGAGGCGTCCGTCGGGCGCTCGCGAGTGGACACGGCGTGGCGAGGAGATGCGGGCGTCGCTGGTCGGCAGAGACTGGCTATCGGCGATCGCGCCGGCGATGAGTGCAACAGGCGTCGCTGCACAAAGGCTCGAGCGCGCCGCGGAATCAGGGTTTGCGGTAACGACCGGACAACAGCCGGGTCTGTTCGGAGGGCCGCTGTATACCTGGTGGAAGGCGCTCTCCGCCCTGGCTCTTGCCGATCACCTCGAATCGCTGACTGGCCGCGCGATCGTTCCGATATTCTGGGCAGGAACCGATGACTCGGATTTCCTCGAGGCAGCGTCGACAGCCGTTGCATTGCACGACCATGCTTTCAGAATTGGCATCGACACGCTCCCTGAAACCGGGAGCACCCTCAGCGAGATGCCCCTCGGGGATGTCAGCGAGCAGCTCGCCCAACTGGCGAGCGCATCAGGCTCAGCACCGCACGCGGGCATTCTCGACATCGTACGTCGCGCCTATTCGCCGGCGCAGACCCTTGGGGGCGCATATTTATCACTGCTGAGGTCGATCCTCAGCCCGTTGGGAATCGCAGTCGTCGATGCTTCTCACCCTGCAACAAAAGCCGCTGCCTTGCCGGTGGTTCGTGATGCATTGAGACTGGCGACCGCAGTGGAATCAGCGCTGGAATCACGGACTGCTGAACTGACTTCTGCTGGACACTCGGTTCAAGTCAGGCAGGTAAAGGGCAGGAGCCTGGTGTTCCGAGAGAAGGATGGCAACCGGAACCGCGTGACGACACGCGCGGCAGACGCCGCGGCCACGGCAACAGACCTGCGCAATCTCGGACCCAACGTACTGCTGAGGCCTATCGTCGAGCGCTCCATCATCCCGACAGTTGCGTATGTAGGCGGACCGGCGGAGATCGCCTACTTCGCTCAGATATCCGCGGTTGCAGAGGCACTGGATACTCCGGTACCGCTCGTCGTTCCCCGATGGGCCGGGATGGTCGTCGAGCCACGGATAGATCGCATTCTCGAAAAACATGGCCTGTCGATCGATGATCTGCGCGACCCGCACGCGGCGACAACAAAAATGGCGCGCGCGTCGCTGCCACCAGAGCTCAGGAGCAGCCTGGATAATATAAGGGAGTCCATACAATCAGCTGCCGATGCGATCGTTGCCGCTGAAGGGTCAGGGCTGGTACCGTCGCGGGTTGTCCAGGGGCTCAGGCACAACGTTGCGCGACAGATCGATCGACTCGAGCGCCGGTATGCCGCCGCCGTAAAACGACGTGGCAATGCCGATCTGACCGACGTTGCCTCGGCCAGGGCTGCACTTTTTCCACTCGACGCTGTTCAGGAGCGATCACTCAACATCGTCCCGCTGCTCGCGCGGCACGGGGAGACACTGATTCATGAGGTAATGCGGGAGATCGAGCCGCACGCGATCGCTCTGGCATGA
- a CDS encoding class I SAM-dependent methyltransferase, translated as MSEWFESWFGEDYVALYPHRDEAEAEHAIELIERSVAGREVDRVLDVACGAGRHARSLADRWWTLGIDLSEVLLRLAKQEESPASFVRGDMRVLPFANGAFDLVVNLFTSFGYFETDAEHRLVFDEVARVTADGGTFVIDFLNAGRVRTNLVPYDERVIDGKIVEQTREITDDGRYVVKTIRIRGEARKFVERVRLFTPEELTRMMTDSGFEVTGCHGDYMAAPLQRHSPRVIIFGKRQ; from the coding sequence ATGTCTGAGTGGTTCGAATCATGGTTCGGCGAGGACTATGTGGCGCTGTACCCGCATCGGGATGAAGCCGAAGCGGAGCACGCAATCGAGCTCATCGAACGCTCGGTCGCCGGCCGTGAGGTAGACCGGGTATTGGACGTTGCGTGTGGCGCGGGACGGCACGCACGCTCCCTTGCCGACCGGTGGTGGACCCTCGGCATCGACCTTTCCGAAGTTCTGCTGAGGCTTGCGAAACAGGAAGAATCACCCGCTTCGTTCGTACGGGGGGACATGCGGGTTCTCCCGTTTGCAAACGGTGCTTTCGACCTCGTCGTCAATCTGTTCACCAGCTTCGGTTATTTCGAGACCGATGCGGAACACCGTCTCGTATTCGATGAAGTAGCGAGAGTGACGGCCGACGGCGGTACGTTCGTCATCGATTTTCTGAACGCCGGGCGCGTGCGTACCAATCTGGTGCCATATGATGAGCGAGTCATCGATGGGAAGATCGTCGAGCAGACGAGGGAGATCACCGACGATGGGCGCTATGTCGTCAAGACAATCAGAATCCGCGGCGAAGCGCGGAAATTCGTAGAGCGCGTCAGGCTTTTCACGCCGGAAGAACTGACGCGCATGATGACAGACTCCGGTTTCGAAGTGACCGGTTGTCATGGCGACTACATGGCCGCGCCGCTACAGCGTCATTCGCCACGCGTGATCATTTTCGGTAAACGCCAGTGA
- a CDS encoding 23S rRNA (pseudouridine(1915)-N(3))-methyltransferase RlmH — MRMVVAVVGKPRNAALGTAIHEYETRAARYWPLEFHEVREERAAGISPDVVREREGKRLAERVAGTRVVACDAAGQPMTSEAFASWLMNERQSERDIGFVIGGAFGLPDTLVSRSVSKLSLAPWTLAHELARLVLAEQLYRAGSIIRGEPYHK, encoded by the coding sequence ATGCGGATGGTCGTTGCGGTGGTTGGGAAACCGCGAAATGCGGCCCTTGGGACCGCGATTCACGAATATGAAACTCGGGCGGCGCGGTATTGGCCGCTTGAATTCCATGAGGTCCGGGAGGAGCGCGCGGCAGGAATTTCACCCGATGTCGTTCGCGAGCGCGAAGGAAAGCGGCTCGCGGAACGCGTTGCAGGTACCAGGGTCGTCGCATGCGATGCGGCCGGACAACCGATGACGTCAGAAGCCTTCGCCTCATGGCTGATGAACGAGCGCCAATCCGAGCGCGATATCGGTTTCGTAATCGGCGGCGCGTTCGGGCTGCCGGATACGCTGGTCAGCCGGTCGGTCTCGAAGTTGTCGCTTGCGCCATGGACGCTTGCGCACGAACTGGCGCGGCTGGTCCTTGCCGAACAGCTGTATCGCGCAGGATCGATCATCAGGGGAGAACCTTACCACAAGTGA
- a CDS encoding Glu/Leu/Phe/Val dehydrogenase: MLIDRRTPTRTIVGPDKETFLNEENPFEAMMLRFDKAAELLNLEPGLYRVLRHPEKQIIVSVPVMMDNGEVEVFTGYRVLYNTSRGPAKGGIRFDRQVTLEEVKALAAWMTWKCAVVNIPFGGAKGGVVCDPDTMSIAELERLTRRYTAGIIQVLGPDSDVPAPDVNTNERVMAWIMDTYSMHVGHTVTAVVTGKPVEMGGSLGRREATGRGCMIVTRQALEHLGMPIAGTTVAVQGFGNVGSVAAKLLQREGCRIVAISDRSVAIHDANGIDIDDAIAYTAIHRTLEGYGRGETISGADLLALDVDVLLPAALENVITAKNAGGIRARIICEGANGPTTAGADSILEENGVFVIPDILANAGGVTVSYFEWVQDRGGYFWTEQLVNDRLGDIMVNSFQAVLDLSKEHRVNMRTAAYMLAINRVATVHRLRGVYA, encoded by the coding sequence ATGCTCATTGATCGCCGCACACCCACGAGAACGATTGTAGGACCCGACAAGGAAACGTTTCTCAATGAGGAGAATCCGTTCGAAGCGATGATGCTCCGGTTCGACAAGGCGGCGGAACTGCTCAACCTCGAGCCCGGGCTCTATCGCGTTCTGAGGCACCCTGAAAAACAGATCATTGTCTCGGTTCCGGTCATGATGGACAATGGTGAAGTGGAGGTTTTCACAGGCTACCGGGTTCTTTACAACACGTCTCGCGGACCGGCCAAGGGCGGCATCCGGTTCGACAGGCAGGTGACGCTTGAAGAGGTGAAAGCGCTCGCCGCCTGGATGACCTGGAAGTGCGCGGTGGTAAACATTCCTTTTGGCGGCGCGAAGGGTGGTGTCGTGTGCGATCCGGACACGATGAGCATTGCGGAGCTGGAGCGCCTCACGCGGCGCTACACGGCCGGCATCATTCAGGTGCTCGGGCCGGACTCGGATGTTCCTGCTCCGGACGTCAATACCAACGAGCGGGTCATGGCATGGATCATGGATACATATTCCATGCATGTCGGTCATACGGTCACGGCTGTTGTGACCGGCAAGCCAGTGGAGATGGGTGGCTCCCTGGGACGGCGGGAGGCGACGGGCCGGGGGTGCATGATCGTCACCAGGCAGGCGCTCGAGCATCTCGGCATGCCGATAGCCGGGACGACGGTAGCTGTCCAGGGATTCGGCAACGTCGGCTCGGTCGCGGCAAAATTGCTGCAGCGAGAGGGCTGCAGGATAGTCGCAATAAGCGATCGCTCAGTTGCCATTCACGATGCGAATGGAATCGACATCGACGACGCGATCGCCTACACGGCCATTCACCGCACACTCGAGGGTTATGGCAGGGGCGAGACGATCAGCGGGGCTGACCTGCTCGCCCTCGATGTCGACGTGCTGCTGCCCGCCGCGCTCGAGAATGTGATCACTGCAAAGAACGCCGGCGGCATCCGTGCCCGGATAATCTGCGAAGGCGCGAACGGGCCGACGACCGCCGGCGCGGATTCCATTCTCGAAGAGAACGGCGTTTTCGTGATCCCGGACATCCTCGCCAATGCCGGCGGCGTGACGGTATCATACTTCGAGTGGGTGCAGGACCGAGGTGGGTATTTCTGGACGGAACAGCTGGTCAACGACCGTCTCGGGGATATCATGGTCAACAGTTTTCAGGCAGTCCTGGACTTGTCGAAGGAGCATCGGGTGAACATGCGCACGGCTGCTTATATGCTTGCCATCAATCGGGTCGCGACTGTACACCGGTTGCGTGGCGTATACGCCTGA
- the lpxK gene encoding tetraacyldisaccharide 4'-kinase: MIDKLWAGKRPRDRVARIALAPAARAYQGIVALRGALYDAGVMRARRSPIPSISVGNLTVGGTGKTPVSAWIAARLSRQGMTPAIVLRGYGGDEPLVHARINKHIPVIINRDRVAGIREAALAGANVAVLDDAFQHRRAARDIDVVLVSADQWTGSIRLLPAGPWREPISAIRRAAIAIITRKTATDAQRDAVSAAIAGAAPMIRQAVVRLVLAQLVRPGSDTDTLPLSHLNGKRVLAIVAVGNPRAFIQQIEALGAAVVARIFADHHAFSPADISRIILRDERVDIAVCTLKDAVKLNSLWPADAPPLWYVSQSLEVESGNAAIDALLERFNPALRP; the protein is encoded by the coding sequence ATGATCGACAAGCTGTGGGCCGGCAAGCGACCGCGTGATCGCGTCGCCCGTATTGCGCTGGCGCCTGCTGCGCGCGCGTACCAGGGGATCGTTGCTTTGCGTGGAGCTCTGTACGACGCCGGTGTCATGCGTGCCCGTCGGTCTCCGATTCCATCCATCAGTGTCGGCAATCTGACGGTCGGGGGAACGGGAAAAACACCAGTCAGTGCATGGATTGCCGCCCGGCTGTCGCGTCAGGGCATGACGCCGGCGATTGTTCTTCGTGGGTACGGAGGAGACGAGCCGCTGGTGCACGCCCGGATAAACAAGCACATCCCCGTGATCATCAACCGCGACAGAGTTGCAGGGATCAGGGAAGCAGCGTTGGCGGGCGCCAACGTCGCTGTGCTCGACGATGCGTTTCAACATCGCCGTGCAGCGCGGGATATAGATGTAGTGCTGGTGAGCGCGGACCAATGGACGGGATCCATCCGGCTGCTGCCCGCCGGACCGTGGCGGGAACCCATCTCTGCGATACGCAGAGCGGCAATCGCGATCATCACCCGCAAGACGGCAACTGATGCTCAACGAGACGCCGTGTCTGCCGCGATCGCTGGCGCCGCACCGATGATCCGGCAAGCGGTGGTGAGACTGGTTCTGGCGCAGCTGGTTCGCCCTGGCAGTGACACAGACACATTGCCTCTCTCCCATCTCAACGGCAAGCGAGTCCTGGCCATCGTTGCTGTTGGGAATCCGCGCGCGTTCATTCAGCAGATCGAAGCGCTCGGAGCGGCAGTTGTTGCCCGGATATTCGCCGACCATCACGCGTTCTCGCCCGCCGATATCTCCAGAATCATCCTGCGTGATGAGCGTGTCGATATCGCGGTTTGCACTCTCAAGGATGCAGTGAAACTCAACTCGCTCTGGCCTGCCGATGCACCCCCTTTATGGTATGTTTCGCAGTCACTTGAAGTCGAGAGCGGCAATGCCGCAATCGACGCTCTGCTGGAGCGCTTCAATCCTGCGCTCCGTCCATGA
- a CDS encoding lysophospholipid acyltransferase family protein, which produces MKTAANADKSLNLRLSVVAGSGVLRALASTWRYRITGGDHLVSLRLSKTPFIFSLWHGHLLPLIWHHRHQHVAILVSEHSDGELIARIAQSIGYNLIRGSTTRGGGRALLALVRALDAGNEVAVTPDGPRGPAHQFAPGALVAAQRTGAPLLPVAAHASRAWKLSSWDGFMIPKPFATVTVSYGAPARVEADTARKAAAQSADFEALMADTVRRASA; this is translated from the coding sequence GTGAAGACTGCAGCCAACGCGGACAAGTCATTGAATCTGCGGCTGTCGGTGGTTGCAGGCAGCGGTGTCCTCCGGGCGCTTGCGTCGACGTGGCGCTATCGAATAACCGGTGGCGATCACCTGGTGAGTCTCAGACTGTCGAAGACGCCCTTTATCTTCTCTTTGTGGCATGGACACCTGCTGCCGCTCATCTGGCATCATCGCCACCAGCACGTCGCTATTCTGGTGAGCGAGCACAGCGATGGCGAATTGATCGCCCGGATCGCGCAGTCGATCGGTTATAATCTCATTCGCGGTTCCACGACACGTGGTGGCGGTCGCGCGTTGCTGGCGCTTGTTCGAGCGCTCGATGCGGGCAATGAAGTCGCGGTGACGCCTGACGGGCCAAGGGGCCCGGCCCACCAGTTCGCCCCGGGTGCACTTGTTGCAGCCCAGCGTACCGGCGCGCCGCTGCTTCCCGTTGCGGCACACGCCAGCAGAGCGTGGAAACTTTCCAGCTGGGACGGATTCATGATACCGAAACCCTTCGCGACGGTGACTGTTTCCTACGGTGCGCCGGCTCGTGTTGAAGCCGACACCGCGCGGAAGGCGGCCGCGCAGTCGGCGGATTTTGAGGCGCTAATGGCTGACACTGTTCGTCGCGCCAGCGCATGA